In Carassius auratus strain Wakin chromosome 41, ASM336829v1, whole genome shotgun sequence, the DNA window tcggtatcggccgatatgaatatttctgccgatgagccaaaccgatattctccaagtgaaataattgacctgtttttcagatgtgaatgtctgtctacatttgtaaaataatacatttatggtagaatcagtacagaagagatacatggatttctcttcagtaaaattaaagtttaaatatatcagtatatatttgtatatatatcgatatcggcatcggccaaaattattttgaaaatatcggcatatcgaatatcggccaaaatcctatatcgtgcatccctaaaaataAGTAATCTCAAACACAAAAGTTTTTCACTATTTCACCAGAGAAATAAAATCATGAGTTTCCTTCCATCGGTCAGATTTATAATCATGCTGAGAGGGACTGAATTCCCCCTCATTAGACAATCATTTAGCATGCCATGGGCCTGTGAATGCTCAGTCTTGCAAAGAGCGATGAAAATTTTATGAGTTGCTGAGGGACTAAACAAACCCAAACTGCATGTTTCCTGTTTTTTCCTGTGAGACTGAGTCTTCAAGCAGAGCTTACAGAAAGAACTGTCATTCTGACTGTAATGCATGCACAAACAGAAGACATTACTGTCAATTACCAGTTAGATTGAACCCTTTCCACAACAAATCAAAGTAGTGCATTGTTTGAAAGAAAGCTGTCAgtactttaaaatgcattcaacacAAATTGATAGCATAGTCACCATGTTACAGATGCTgatgtttattttgatttcagtGCAGAGAACAGTGCTATTACATTGAAACTGCACTGACAATCTGTGGTTCCTGCTTGCTTTGTATTTGAAGTACTTAGACTAGGTttcttaaatgtgttttaatgcattgtaATACATATTTCCCCCTTAGAAATGAAGAGCCACAACTTGTCTCGCCTAAACAGCCCCCAGTTTCACCAGTACAGAAAGAGGTTAAAGACAATAAGGAGGTTATAGAGAAAACCCCTGACCAGTTTGATGGTGTAGATGTGTCCTCCGAGAAACTGAGCCATCCCACAGCCAACAGAGCCAAACCTCCACAGAGAAGACCACCAACAGCCCTCACCACTGCGGGACAAGTGAGCTTAATTTGAGTTGatttttaaagatgatttctTTTTATGATCTGAATTGCAACAAAATGAATTGAGTATTAATACTTTAATCAGACTTGTGATTTTCAATGCTTGAGTTTGTGCCACTCAAGCCAAATCAGGGGAGGTGCTTGAAGAATGATATAAAAAATTAGGACTGTCGATCATTTAAAACAATGAATCATGATTCTATATaagaattatacaaatttagtCGATGAAGtagtttttaaataactttagtAAATGTTAATACATTCTAATGTCttgaaaaataatgcaaatgacATTTGTTTTTTCATAAAGGTTCCAGCTGAAATTGACAACAATGAAACTTCAGAAGAGAAAGATGGATTACCACAAAATAGTCCAGAGGTTTGGATAACTCTTTATAATagctttaatttataatattattacattatataatgcttcACAGATCAGCTCAGCTCATGTGCCTTCGAATATTTAAAATGGGATTCATACACTGTATTATCATATAGATTCATGTTTGAAAGCACATTAACTATTGATCTGTTAAACATTATGTCATGTTTTAAAGGGCAATTAATGAAAGttgttctaaagtgttaccaaaggtTGGAAAAGCAATGGCATTAGATTATGGAATTATATTTCTAAAACATGTCTGGTATATGcgactgttaaaaagtttgagggcggtaagattttttatgtttttgatgaaaaatacaattaaaatcaataatattgagaaatattattaaaatttacaaataATCTTTTTGAATGTCTTtggaaatgtagtttattccgGTGATTTGAAAAGCTGAGTttttactccagtgttcagtgtcacatgatccttcagaaatcagtctaatttgCTATTTTGGTACACAAAAAacttcttctcctcctcttctttttGTTATTCGTAACAGTGTAAAAGTATTAACTGTCACTTATCAGTTGTATGTGCCCTTGTGCAAAACTGAACAGTTTCTTACATTACTTTGgtaatgcatttattaacattttgtaattttgtccTGGAAGTTATATCCCTCTGTTTTTCAGCTGCTGGTATTTTTTTCTACAGGCTACAGAACCTCCGTCATCACCTTCCACCAAGACAGACCAGGAAGCGAAGACCACTTCACCAACCAAGACACAGACTGAAAGCAAAGCTGTGGTTCAGGAGGAGAGCGCTTCCCTGGCCTCTGTGCTGACAGAACTCAAAGATCTCCGCATGTCACTGGATCTCCTCAAAGCACAGCATGAGTGAGTATAAACCCCTGACTACCACACCTGAACAATCATATCACACATTTCTCTTATTGCAATATCTCTCTTTAATGACCAGGAGGGACATAAAGGAGCTTAAAGATGAACTGAAGGACGAGATGGAAAAAAGAATTAGAATACAGGTTAGTGGTGAGATTAATTTTGTGGAGGTAATAAagtcttattttattatatatatatctaatacAGAAATAACAGAATTATATTGAACTTAATTTCAGTTGTTTGAgcaaaaaacaaataagaaaaaaagaggaaaaaatacataaaaaataaatgcatttaaatcctATGTTCCAATTTAAATCTAGTTGGAAATGGCACAAAAAAGTACCATCTTCATCCTCAAGAGAGCAGCAGTGAGATAAAAATGCAACCTGTTTAAACTGATAGAGcttattatttttacttcagaATAATGGCCATCCAGTTTGTTTTTACACTGTAGAATTTAAATATTGTCTCACCTTAATGCTGGTCTTCCATTGTTACGGAGTACAACTtcttaaatagtattttaattcTTCTAGGATGAAGTGGAGGCTTTGAGGAAAAAACACTGAACACTGAACATCGGGAGTTTTTCACTACCCCCAGGGATTGTTCTCTGGGATATGGACGTAAAAGCTACAGAAAGAGGATGGAAATCCAGCACatgtgactgattgattgattaattctTGGTTGAGTGGACTAGAAGCTAGAGCTCCATTCCGACAGCAGAACTACAAAAAGAGTTCTTGATTTCTAATACTCTGCTTATGAGCTCTTTTGGCTGTGGGAGGCTTCACCGCTCATTTCTTAAGACGTATGTGCATTTTGAAATGTGTAAATATCAGACATCCAATATCTTATATTTTCATGGATATTCAGGGATAATGTAGgtcatattttaagatattagcacactttcttttattaatatatttctgtttgGTGTTTGTGTTCTGTGACAAATAAATCAATAGATTGTTCCACTGATGTTGTACAAATGTTGTAGCTCCAAGCCTGATTTACCCAGAGACGTTCATGATGAGCACAAATTCTTTGTCTGTTTTACAATATAAATCAAGATAACTTTATTTTTGTGAGCGAAATATACAATTGTACAAATACAGAACTGGTATCAAATGCACGCAGCCTTTATGCACTTTTCCTAACCCCATGACCTGATTGAAAAGAATCTCATCAAATGACACGAAACACAATTTGATTGGCTCCAGGTTATTTGTGACCAATTATTACACCCCAAATGTCGTTGAAAAGCTCTGAATGACGTGAATAGGCTTTGCTTTGACACTAACCAGAATGTGAAAGTCCAGTTTCCCTAGGTGAAGATGTGGAGCGAGACTGGTGTGGATTTAATTTCCCTTTAGACTGAAAACAGCATCTGGAAGCCATGTGGAATGCATCTTCACAGTCTGACTAATCATTGGGAATAGACTATATTTAATGACATACAGACTAATTCTCAATAGAAATATGTCTGTAAGGTTTGTAGGttgaattactgtgatgacagtaCCATCGATCAAAACAGACTCAAATTCTTGACTTTTCCGGGCTCATCTATGATGTCATGTGGGTTCCTAACATATTGGGTGTCCTGTGAGCAGTTCTCAAGTTCAATGAGAAAAGTACaatgaaaaagttgttttacaagaaaactaGCATTCTGTCCTCTGTAAACATTTATTGGTATGCTTTGGTCTAAATGTTTGAGTTTCAGTATTTTCGCTGAATGTAAAGCTCAATGATAATTAAATCAAACACATCTTACCATGAGCTCTTCGTATTCACATTCCCTTTAAAAAGGGAATGTTTTAACtagaaataaaatgatacaataaCATCAATTGGGTGAGCAAATATAACTTGATCATAAAAAAACAAGATGGCCAAAAAACAAACTTGAAATTTATTGTAAAACACACATAATGATCTGACTAATCAGGTGTGCAAATATGTCATTTAATATTTGTTACTGATATACTCTGCTGGCTCTGAGAGTTTAAACACATGATTGTTTGGCAAATCAACACTTGATTGTATTAACCTGCATCTGCTGATTGGTGTAACCTTGagataatatgtgtgtgtgtgtgtatatatatatatatatatatatatatatatatatatatatatatatatatatatatatatatatatcggtataTCTCATTTAGGAATCCACAATATATATTGGCACCATATCAGTTATGAGTTGTTAGACATTTTGAAAGTTTATTGAtactggattatttttttttatttttttttgtgcaggcTTATTTCAAACGCCCCCTTTTTTACTTTCACATTTTACGatctatatctcacaattaatCTTGAAATACATTgtaaatctcaaaattaatatctagtttttatataaattacaatGTCGTGATGCCTATTTGCTATTTCACattgttgcattaaaaacaattaactttagcttttttattattattatttatttagacaaattagtataaatcatgaaaataatgatCTCATCTGCATTAAATTTTAATTACTGTTCAGAGTTACTACATGATTTGACATGGGGGGGGGGGcggttaagtaaaaaaaaaaaaaaaaaatgaaaaaatctatACACAATTAATGTCATGGTGCAAAAGTGCATTTGCTTTCAGTGAGTGTCTAATAATCATGTACAATTCACAAATAATTTTTGAACAACATCAAAGCCTAAATTCAtgctttaaaatgacttttttataaGCACCATGACATGGGAACTGACAGCAACCAAATATTGCATACAGAACAGCTGTACCCGTTGTCTGTAGAATTACAATAACATCAGTATTTGGAAACTCTGTCCATTAACAGTACTGCACTCAACCAGTGAAATGGCTTGAGTTTGTGTTCAGGAGTGTTAGTAGTAGTGCACTCTTCCAATAGTGCCTGTCCCTGTTCCCAGAATATCCGGCTGTCCGTTTCTCCAGATTTCCCTGATGATCCTCTCCCTTTCCTCCAATCGCTGTGCCCGCTCCAGCTCCTCAGCTGAGGTGAACACGTTCCTGCTCAGAGTCCCGTCCGGCGTGATGAGGTGGTTGCTCATGGGGATCTCTGTGGTGCTGTGCTGGATAGAGGACTCCAGGCCTACtgcatcttcctcctcctcgtcATCGCTCTCctcatcttcttcctcctcctcctcactatAGTCTTTCAGATGTTTTTTCTCTGGCGTAGGGGGCGCCGTAGTGGTCCGAGGCTTGCAGGAAATCCGAATGACCAAGAGGCAAAGAGTGAGCACCAGGCCAAAACAGACGCCGATGACAAAGTAAAGGCCGAAACTCTCTGGATTGGCTGAACAGATGGGGAAATGAGTCTGGTTTATTCACTGGAACATATTCATATGAGTTTGCTGTTCTATTAACCCTGAGCTGTATGTTAAACATGGGAAAAGCACAGACCTTTAACATGAGCATAAGCAGCAATAGTGTTGCTCAAGAAATCCATCTCCTTCCTTTTCACATTCATCCTGGCTTTGTCCTGTGTTTCCAAACCTAAAGGATAAAAACATTGGAATTAgaattaagtgttttattttttagaattggGTGTTTTCTTACCGTCATAAAAacacttcagaaatcatattttttaaatcagtatttttatatttttttattgttttaactgattgattgattaagcTCTATGAAGCcaggaaaaaaatgcaaacagttttgtttttaaaggtgaAATTTTTAGAGGTAAAATTagcattaaatatgtatattagaaGATTAAAGTaagtttacaaaaataaagaatgaataaaaatatttttttagaggtGAAAACAGCTGTAAAAATTTATGTTATGGAATTAAGTAAGTTTTCAAATGAGGAATACATTTAGAATTTAAGAaagaaatctaaaatctaaaactgtaagattctaatttaaaaaatttgaataaaatatttgcaaGGATTTcagccaaaaacaaaaaaataggccAAAGGTCAAGCCTCTGTGTTCCAAAAGGAACAGGCCAGTCAAACTGAGCATTTTATTCTGTCATGGAGTTACAACAATTCTCTCTCACTGTGAGGCACAGTATAGACACACTATATATAACTATTCAGTAAAAACATCCTCACGTCTACAGCCCATCCCTGCTCCTATTGTGAGGTCAAAAGGTCAGCTAGTGGGGCCCATTTCCTTTACAAATCTCCTCCTAATGGAGTGTAGCCAGAAGTCAGATGCTTTTGTATCTGAATAAAGGACATGATACAATACTCTTCCCTAATGACGTCCATCTGAATACATCTACAGCATTTTCCTTTCCTGTTTTGGTTATGTCCGTTGTATATTTCCTCTCTGTCTTTTTTCCCTTCTAACTGTTAACTCCCAAGGAAGATTCATATTTCCAAGGGCCAACAAATACAGCCACACCCTCACATACAGGGCAAGAGTTTCAGGGGTTTAAATTTATAACCCCAAACAAACATATCCTCCCTATGACAATATGTCAGCTCTGCGACTGGTTCTTATCTCAATCCGCAATGCATTGCAGGCGTCACATAAAACATGGAGAACTGGGGTCATGTGTGCTTGCCGGATCTTACCACACTTCCTGTGTCCCCACGCTCCTCTTTTATATCCCATCCACTACACCTCCTGCTGACTTTGGCTTTTCTTGCTAGCTTTTGTTCTCTGTCTGACATCATTGCTGTACACATACTGTTTATGCAAACTCAGTGATTTAAATGACAGCGATTACACATGATCAGTCATGTGGTCCTACAAAAATTAACCTTTAAAGGCACTGTTAACCTAAAAAGAAATTGCTCACcgtcatgtcgttcaaaacctcTATGCCTAACTTTCTTTAGTGAAACACAAGAGGAGATgttactttaaatgttaaaaagtgaAAGCGAAAGGGTGTCCAAAACTcacaatttgtgctctgcatttaaccgatTACatggcacacacacagcagt includes these proteins:
- the LOC113059325 gene encoding protein eva-1 homolog B-like; amino-acid sequence: MNVKRKEMDFLSNTIAAYAHVKANPESFGLYFVIGVCFGLVLTLCLLVIRISCKPRTTTAPPTPEKKHLKDYSEEEEEEDEESDDEEEEDAVGLESSIQHSTTEIPMSNHLITPDGTLSRNVFTSAEELERAQRLEERERIIREIWRNGQPDILGTGTGTIGRVHYY